From the Toxoplasma gondii ME49 chromosome VIIa, whole genome shotgun sequence genome, one window contains:
- a CDS encoding hypothetical protein (encoded by transcript TGME49_201390~Signal peptide predicted by SignalP 2.0 HMM (probability 1.000) with cleavage site probability 0.517 at residue 22~Predicted trans-membrane domain (TMHMM2.0):6-29:68-91) gives MKTLHLLLFAVVAIALCGLATASHGTTFQDAGARADAFAARVAGARAAVVSGLTSENGLWRRTQARLGFWPGYLVGAAAVAVALVTGYALGKRRERSKWKKALKNRLD, from the coding sequence ATGAAGACTCTTCATTTACTTCTTTTCGCGGTGGTGGCCATCGCGCTTTGTGGCCTGGCCACAGCGAGCCACGGCACAACGTTTCAAGACGCAGGTGCAAGAGCGGATGCCTTTGCAGCCAGGGTGGCGGGTGCGAGGGCGGCGGTAGTTTCCGGCTTGACAAGCGAGAACGGCCTTTGGCGTCGCACTCAAGCAAGGTTAGGCTTCTGGCCCGGTTACCTCGTGGGTGCCGCTGCAGTTGCCGTGGCCTTGGTGACAGGGTATGCActggggaagaggagagagaggtctAAATGGAAGAAGGCCCTGAAGAATCGGCTGGACTAA
- a CDS encoding chorismate synthase, putative (encoded by transcript TGME49_201380) → MSSYGAALRIHTFGESHGSAVGCIIDGLPPRLPLSVEDVQPQLNRRRPGQGPLSTQRREKDRVNILSGVEDGYTLGTPLAMLVWNEDRRPQDYHALATVPRPGHGDFTYHAKYHIHAKSGGGRSSARETLARVAAGAVVEKWLGMHYGTSFTAWVCQVGDVSVPRSLRRKWERQPPTRQDVDRLGVVRVSPDGTTFLDANNRLYDERGEELVEEEDKARRRLLFGVDNPTPGETVIETRCPCPSTAVRMAVKINQTRSLGDSIGGCISGAIVRPPLGLGEPCFDKVEAELAKAMMSLPATKGFEIGQGFASVTLRGSEHNDRFIPFERASCSFSESAASTSKHERDGCSAATLSRERASDGRTTSRHEEEVERGRERIQRDTLHVTGVDQQNGNSEDSVRYTSKSEASITRLSGNAASGGAPVCRIPLGEGVRIRCGSNNAGGTLAGITSGENIFFRVAFKPVSSIGLEQETADFAGEMNQLAVKGRHDPCVLPRAPPLVESMAALVIGDLCLRQRAREGPHPLLVLPQHSGCPSC, encoded by the exons ATGTCTTCCTATGGAGCCGCTCTGCGCATACACACTTTCGGTGAATCTCACGGCTCAGCCGTTGGGTGTATAATCGACGggctgcctcctcgcctccctctttctgtcgAAGATGTTCAGCCTCAATTAAATCGCAGAAGACCCGGCCAAGGGCCTCTCTCGAcgcagcggagagagaaagatcGAGTCAACATACTCTCCGGTGTTGAAGACGGATATACACTCG GTACTCCCCTGGCGATGCTCGTCTGGAATGAAGACCGGCGGCCCCAGGACTACCACGCCCTCGCGACAGTCCCGCGTCCAGGTCACGGGGATTTCACCTACCATGCAAAGTACCACATTCACGCGAAAAGCGGGGGCGGTCGGAGCAGCGCGCGGGAGACTTTGGCGCGCGTCGCCGCTGGAGCAGTCGTTGAGAAGTGGCTAGGCATGCACTACGGCACCAGCTTCACAGCTTGGGTGTGTCAG GTTGGTGATGTCTCTGTGCCCCGATCGCTCCGAAGAAAGTGGGAGCGGCAGCCGCCAACTCGCCAAGACGTCGATCGCCTTGGCGTGGTCCGCGTGAGCCCAGATGGAACCACATTTCTCGACGCGAACAACCGCCTTTACgacgagcgaggagaggaactcgtcgaggaggaagacaaagCCAGGCGTCGGCTTCTTTTCGGAGTCGACAACCCGACGCCAGGAGAAACAGTGATTGAGACCAGGTGCCCGTGCCCCTCCACAGCTGTTCGCATGGCTGTGAAAATCAACCAG ACCCGATCTCTGGGCGATTCGATTGGCGGATGCATCTCCGGTGCAATCGTGCGGCCACCGCTGGGCCTCG GCGAGCCGTGTTTCGACAAAGTGGAGGCGGAGCTGGCGAAGGCGATGATGTCGCTCCCTGCTACGAAAGGGTTTGAG ATTGGCCAGGGCTTTGCGAGTGTCACGTTGCGAGGCAGCGAGCACAACGACCGCTTCATTCCCTTCGAGAGAGCGTCGTGTTCATTCTCGGAATCAGCCGCGAGCACGAGCAAGCATGAAAGAGATGGGTGTTCAGCTGCTACACTCTCACGGGAGCGAGCGAGTGACGGTAGAACAACTTCTCGACATGAAGAGGAGGTGGAAAGGGGGCGGGAGCGCATACAGCGCGATACCCTCCATGTTACTGGTGTAGATCAGCAAAACGGCAACTCCGAAGATTCAGTTCGATACACTTCCAAATCAGAGGCGTCCATCACAAGGCTGTCGGGAAATGCTGCCTCTGGAGGTGCTCCAGTCTGCCGCATTCCACTAGGCGAGGGAGTACGGATCAGGTGTGGAAGCAACAACGCTGGTGGAACGCTCGCAGGCATTACATCAG GAGAGAACATTTTTTTTCGGGTGGCCTTCAAGCCTGTTTCTTCCATCGGCTTGGAACAAGAAACTGCAGACTTCGCTGGTGAAATGAACCAGCTAGCTGTGAAAG GCCGCCACGATCCCTGCGTCCTTCCGCGAGCCCCTCCTCTGGTTGAGAGCATGGCTGCCCTT GTGATTGGCGATCTGTGCCTCCGCCAGCGCGCCCGGGAAGGGCCGCACccccttctcgtccttcctcaACACAGTGGTTGCCCATCTTGCTGA
- a CDS encoding hypothetical protein (encoded by transcript TGME49_201270), whose protein sequence is MGSPNSSLPAHDREFGNTEDSLMARTDYGKEHSETALGGPQRMDDRAKSSVFSVRCPGALARGGEKAYTGLIGEVTDPRLETSELGSRFMVDTVFPLCSSRIKHWCLRRDTLVSDCENSRTPCVRYGAFAGASPLFDRAESVSAPGETRMVSDRLSLWGEFPLSGIASETAYSGLGSNMVTPRRHTIGCVALFRAAKKTSESVSAVKPEPRPSTTRSTNATSRHTSLCGPSVGKSACHSWTPGIRPLRVVSEKCEQRCKGEETGCGQQESRGRTTVSEEVVLRRSGAVSRQGVDDAQKKQRKTVLRLFCWVRPFLRLASFIFVVSLLAFWSKDGAYALTCDSRGSGLPHVFFSTSSVSLYPCLPHEKRCCQRALPESFSPDFDPSSLRTDLPSLTHPLPFSVSPRYLSGRQAPDHSSSLLSRRLFGAALSATASPTAVPSFSCFLTPLNTERSPCFTLAPKVSPLRETPTHRFTVDVAASSLSAERGGAQGIQGGFWNGMSSSGKSSTASSSGLQGSSLRRHSNDSDEAPSRTQEEWVEELTAALQSGALKIPALTVEVTKAAGGRQITPRGLDDLIKAAAAVRAGLPLPSHLFQPEEEESGKEDVVDQSLQKTKGSSKAEENKSSNEGKRSVAAYADEARRLQANLDGVNEEKKEFFLNAYRRELRHRGVDDHDCQTPQDLCNRLAFARVFNSSKGSRGASKAAREAGTVKVVRAEVTDGGRGRRSRRSRGRLVARLSSADDDDADGDADDGSSSGIVQISPGVFMARGGSLGGGTGSPFDRLFADVFGGSFFGGRPEGEDDESSEEDGEDGVSPRRGVRGGSLLDHLFGGDLFSSLLGGGLMSGGLREAEDDEGSAKARVKKLDFKTAESAEASRQPGSVDKTQDDDVSAEETDTRLLQLLNKAQARSDPSLAMFLKKSFRDPSLREMLLTAQTEGVEAAEAMADGRGKYVLQRLKDNQLFG, encoded by the exons ATGGGGTCTCCTAACTCATCTCTGCCCGCACATGACCGGGAATTCGGCAACACCGAAGATTCTCTGATGGCACGTACCGACTATGGAAAGGAGCATTCAGAAACAGCTCTAGGGGGGCCTCAGAGAATGGACGACAGAGCCAAATCGAGCGTGTTTTCTGTGCGCTGCCCTGGTGCCCTAGCCcgaggaggcgaaaaggCCTACACAGGGCTGATAGGGGAAGTCACTGACCCAAGACTGGAGACCAGTGAATTGGGCTCTCGCTTCATGGTGGATACCGTGTTCCCTTTGTGTTCGTCTCGAATAAAGCATTGGTGTCTTCGGCGGGACACGCTCGTCTCCGACTGTGAAAATTCGCGAACGCCGTGCGTTCGTTACGGTGCTTTTGCGGGTGCGTCCCCACTATTTGATCGGGCAGAAAGCGTTTCCGCGCCCGGCGAAACTCGCATGGTTTCTGATAGACTTTCGCTTTGGGGTGAATTTCCACTTTCAGGAATTGCCTCAGAGACAGCATACAGTGGGCTTGGAAGCAATATGGTCACTCCTAGGCGACACACGATAGGTTGTGTTGCGCTGTTTCGGGCTGCCAAAAAGACGTCTGAATCGGTTTCAGCAGTGAAACCGGAGCCCCGTCCTAGCACCACACGATCCACAAATGCCACTTCGAGGCATACATCGTTATGTGGGCCTTCCGTTGGAAAAAGTGCCTGTCATTCCTGGACTCCTGGTATTAGGCCGCTACGGGTGGTTTCAGAGAAATGCGAGCAACGTTGcaagggcgaggagacgggTTGTGGCCAACAAGAGTCGCGCGGCCGAACGACTGTCTCCGAGGAAGTGGTGTTGCGTAGAAGTGGTGCTGTGAGTAGACAGGGTGTTGATGATGctcagaagaaacaaaggaagacagttttgcgtctcttctgttggGTCCGTCcatttcttcgtcttgcgTCGTTCATCTTTGTCGTTTCACTCTTGGCTTTCTGGTCCAAAGATGGTGCATACGCCCTAACATGTGACTCTCGTGGGAGCGGTTTGCCGCACGTTTTCTTTTCTACATCAAGCGTTTCGTTGTATCCATGTTTGCCGCACGAAAAACGCTGTTGCCAACGTGCACTTCCCGAGAGTTTCTCACCTGATTTCGATCCGTCTTCTTTACGGACGGATCTACCGTCGCTGACTCATCCATTGCCGTTCAGCGTCAGTCCTAGATATCTCTCCGGCAGGCAAGCGCCAGATCactcgtcgtctctcctctctcggagACTTTTCGGAGCTGCGCTGTCAGCGACTGCTTCCCCAACAGCTGTCCCCTCGTTCTCGTGTTTCCTCACTCCCCTCAACACTGAAAGATCTCCCTGTTTTACCCTGGCACCgaaagtgtctcctctcagaGAAACGCCGACACACCGCTTCACCGTTGacgtcgctgcttcctctctgtcggctGAGAGAGGAGGTGCTCAAGGAATACAGGGGGGATTTTGGAATGGGATGTCAAGCAGTGGTAAATCGTCGACCGCGTCGTCTTCAGGCCTACAGGGGTCGTCGCTGAGGCGCCACTCCAACGACAGCGACGAGGCACCGTCTCGCACAC AAGAGGAATGGGTGGAAGAGCTAACCGCGGCACTTCAGTCTGGCGCTTTGAAGATCCCCGCCCTAACTGTAGAAGTAACAAAGGCAGCAGGTGGGAGACAAATAACGCCTCGAGGACTTGACGATCTCATTaaagcagctgctgcggtCCGTGCCGGCCTTCCTCTGCCGTCCCACTTGTTTCAgcctgaagaggaagaaagtggCAAAGAGGATGTGGTGGACCAGAGCttgcagaagacgaaaggcaGTAGCAAGGCTGAAGAGAACAA ATCCTCaaacgaaggaaagcgaagTGTTGCGGCGTACGCAGATGAGGCGCGGCGGCTGCAAGCGAATCTCGATGGCgtgaacgaagagaaaaag GAGTTCTTTCTAAACGCATATCGGAGAGAACTGCGTCATAGGGGAGTGGACGATCACGACTGCCAGACACCCCAAGACCTGTGCAATCGCCTCGCGTTCGCGCGTGTCTTCAACAGTTCTAAGGGCTCCAGAGGCGCCTCAAAGGCCGCAAGGGAGGCAGGAACGGTGAAAGTTGTGAGG GCGGAGGTAACAGACGGGGGACGAGGTAGACGATCACGCCGCTCACGGGGTCGCCTCGTAGCTCGCCTTTCCAGCGCTGACGACGACGATGCAGACGGTGACGCAGACGACGGTAGTTCTTCCGGAATTGTTCAGATTTCTCCAGGCGTGTTTATGGCGCGAGGTGGTTCGTTAGGTGGGGGAACGGGCAGTCCGTTTGACCGTTTGTTCGCCGACGTCTTTGGAGGTTCTTTCTTCGGAGGACGGCCAGAGGGAGAGGATGATGAGTCCAgtgaagaggacggagaagatgGGGTTTCACCGAGACGAGGGGTGCGAGGTGGCAGTCTCTTGGATCACCTCTTCGGTGGAGACTTATTCTCTAGCTTACTGGGAGGTGGCCTGATGAGTGGAGGCCTTCGTGAAGCTGAAGATGATGAAG GCAGTGCGAAAGCGAGAGTGAAGAAATTGGATTTCAAGACTGCAGAAAGTGCGGAAGCAAGCCGCCAACCGGGTTCCGTTGATAAAACACAGGACGACGATGTGTctgctgaagagacagacaccagGCTGCTACAGCTGCTGAATAAGGCGCAAGCTAGGAGTGACCCCTCGCTTGCCATGTTCCTTAAGAAGTCCTTCCGG GATCCGTCACTCCGAGAGATGCTGCTGACCGCCCAAACGGAAGGtgtggaggcggcagaggccATGGCAGATGGTCGAGGAAAATATGTTCTTCAGAGACTGAAAGATAATCAGTTGTTTGGTTGA